In Dermacentor silvarum isolate Dsil-2018 chromosome 2, BIME_Dsil_1.4, whole genome shotgun sequence, the following proteins share a genomic window:
- the LOC119442063 gene encoding amine oxidase [flavin-containing] B, whose protein sequence is MAIPLPIQLKVHYEPPLPSLRNQLIQRTPVGSVCKMHIYYAKPFWREIGYSGMVSCSDDELAFTHSTDDCKPGSSLAALTIFAIGDKALRLLELPKHIRPKVISADLARAFEHEAAYNPVHFEEKNWLEEQYSGGCYVSTFPTGVMSKYGKTLREPFGLVYFAGTETATSWPGYMNGAVQAGERAAREVLCAMKMIRKDQIWVEEPEFKGAKARPFELSFLERHPPHVLLVAATGALAASGVACVVAYGVWKAVNAVRGS, encoded by the exons ATGGCGATCCCGTTACCTATTCAGCTAAAAGTGCACTACGAACCGCCACTGCCATCGCTGCGCAACCAGCTCATACAGCGTACGCCGGTCGGCTCGGTGTGCAAGATGCACATCTACTATGCCAAGCCCTTCTGGAGGGAAATAG GTTACAGTGGAATGGTATCCTGTAGCGACGACGAACTGGCTTTCACCCATAGCACGGATGACTGCAAACCTGGATCCTCGCTTGCGGCTCTTACAAT ATTCGCCATTGGTGACAAGGCCTTGAGACTACTGGAATTACCCAAGCACATCAGGCCCAAAGTCATATCTGCAGATTTGGCGAGAGCCTTCGAACATGAAGCGGCCTACAAC CCTGTGCACTTCGAAGAGAAGAACTGGCTCGAGGAGCAGTACTCGGGCGGCTGTTACGTGTCCACGTTCCCGACAGGGGTCATGAGCAAATACGGAAA GACCCTGCGGGAGCCGTTCGGCCTGGTGTACTTCGCGGGCACGGAGACGGCAACCTCGTGGCCTGGCTACATGAACGGTGCTGTGCAGGCTGGAGAGAGGGCTGCCAGGGAG GTCCTTTgtgcgatgaaaatgatacgaaAAGACCAGATCTGGGTGGAAGAACCGGAATTCAAG GGTGCGAAAGCGCGGCCGTTCGAGTTGTCCTTCCTGGAGCGGCACCCTCCTCACGTGCTGCTCGTCGCCGCCACAGGAGCCCTCGCCGCGTCCGGCGTCGCTTGTGTGGTGGCCTACGGTGTCTGGAAGGCAGTCAACGCCGTGCGGGGGTCATAG